From the Papaver somniferum cultivar HN1 chromosome 2, ASM357369v1, whole genome shotgun sequence genome, the window cttacaactacactccactataactagttcaatctCTAGGTGATCATTATAAACTCATGTTTTATTAACAAAAGAATAAGAATGTTTACAACGCGGATTCAAGTATTACCACAATTCTACTTGAGAcctaaactcattttctctctcttcctatttcttttccaagacttATCCTAGAATCCTCTCAGAAACAATGactctctctcctttatataggattttacatagtgaaTGACAActaagaatcccattattttcgggatcactatgcgacatattcactcatatacaatcgctcatcttcgcatagcatacttcttcgcataattcttcacactttactcgttactttgctgacatcatttgGTGCGTCATCTCGACTTTGCTATGTGTGATGCTCCTCGCTCAGGTTGTATTCTTCGCTTCGCGTAATTATTatcgtgtgcgatatttaactcctacaaatTAATTAGCTAGATAGATTGTCAATTAAACTTGAATATTAAGTGCATTTAGTATCTATTATAGATCTTGGATTTATTGTACAAAATGAGAAATATAATCCATCGATTGCAAAGAGTTGAAGATTAACTACACCAATAACAATCCCTGTTATATTTTTTTGGATACTCATTCAATTTGAAGCACATCAATCAGTAAATTAGAGATGGTCCCTTAACATGTACATATCAACCGATAGATAGGTTCAGTAGTTAAATCTTGAGCCATCGTCATTTCCTATATAAATGAATGTTAAGCAAACCAAAACTCATTCCACAACAAATTCTCTTCATAAGTTGTTTCATCTCTTTTGTTCAATCAAACCCTAAGTATAACCATGGGTTCTTCCAAACTATTTCTGTTTGTGATGTGTTTGATCGTCACAGCATTTTCATCGACAAACATCGCGGTAGCTCGTTCTTATTTTGGTCCATCAATTTCCGATACAAACCGTCCTAGTCCTACTACCACTCCTACTTCCGATACCAACTGTCCTACTACTACTAGTACCGATACAGACTGCCCAACATCTACTGCTACCCCTGCTTCCGATACAAACTGTCCCACCGCCGATGCAAACTCTCCTACTTCCGATACAAACTGTCCTACTACTACTACTCAAGCTACCGATACAAACTGTCCAACTACTGCTCCGACTACCGATGCAAAGTGTCCTACCGCTACAGCTCCCGCTACCGATACAAACTGCCCTACCGCTACCCCTCCTACTACCTTTACAGTCACTATCTCTTGATCCCTACCAGTTACTGGAATTATAGAGAAATGCTcgtatttaatgaaaataaagctCGGAGTTGATGAGATCATATCACTGCTCAGTTTGTGTCAGAGATAAGGATTTCATTTTATCCCGTTGTAATAATGGACCTATGTGTTGTCCTCCTTTCTGTTATAAGACTTTTAGTAAGAAACCTTTTTTGtgcttttgtttcaattttggttACAGTTACTCGACTCGTCTCTGATATAATTTTCTATTGAACTTTAGCAGCTTCAGGGTTAAAATCCATGTTTAACAGAGTTGCAACCCAGGGAGTAGAGTTATTATACTACTCTACAATTATGAGAGGCTTGTTGCTGAACTGCACATCTTGTAGCCAAATGCACATCACATCTCGTGTTCCTATATAAGATCATCTTGCTTGTAACAATAATTAGGTTGCTTACCAGCTCACAAGAACGAAGCTAAACTTTTCACAGCGACCCAAATTTTGATACATGCTCTGGCGCACTTCACACATATATATTTAGAACAAACTGGAAATACATAATATGTATATTAACCCCACTTCATCACAATAGGACACGACACTTACAAATTCTGTGTTTCAAATATGACAGCTGAAATTTAATAAAGTCTTGCATTTCGGGTCCTAATATAATAAATTCAAGCAAAGCTAGTTATTGGGCAAAAATGATCTCACCTAGCCTATAAACAAAAATTGCACAAGATATAAGGATATCGAGGTGAATGATGCGATGTGACCATTTAGTCTCGGCACAAGTAGATATCATGCCAAATTACCTTTCTAGAATTCATTACAatgggaaaaaaaaatacaacaaaagaagttttcaaaactaactcGCTTTCGATATCTAACGTTAGGGGGTCAGCCTAACACGGCGATATCCTCTTTATTAGGCAAATTACGAAAGCTGCAAAGTCTGAAGTTTTGGagaagtaggaattacctatagatcctattatagtgttccaacttagtggcaggtccacccactaaagcccaataatcggaggtccataataaaaagaaaacagaaaaatggacccaattttttaagtCCTGGTCCAGCACACATGTGGAACATATGGGGACGTATTTTTAAATACCGAAAACACCCTCAAGTATATAAAAGCAGTAAccaaatccatttcttcttcattttctcgatctattcttcttcttcttcttcattttctcatctGTGGTTCGGTGAAGAGCTCCGGCTATGAAGATCTTCTgaggtgttgatcaatttgtgAACTCAAACTAAGATTAATCGGTAGGTTCACTTCCTTACTGTTGGTAtagtttaggttttcatttttcctttcttcttcaaaagcttattttaatttaggtttttttcttctcgGATTAGAGAAATTTTCATGTTTATAGCAAAATCTAATGTCTAGGTATTAGATCTGATGTTGATAGTAAACTGGAAGAGTTTACTTTCGTCGATTTGGTATGATCTCTGAGTGTGTTTGTGTTGCACcgcgttttttaattgatttttgggttcgatccatgagtacgtatatgtaatactgaaatatcttctttgattcggttatattcagagtttaatggatgtttgattatgttttgatctcattgtttgattgtttattttattttattaaaaaatagttcagatctataTGGATAATCATGTTTTTTGTCAATTTCTTCACTAGTTCTGATCAtatcagtttcattttgttggttttagatgtgtttcggtttaattttgtgtatgaaccaacagtacgtatctgcagtactgacagaaacctagttttgaagacctttttttatttgattcagaagtacatatatggaatgtTGAAATAGAAGTGTTTCAATACGGTTTTTTCACGGATTCGTTAATTTATTTTGACATGCAGCTGATTGTTGTGTATGAACCAACAGTACTTATCtcccgtactgacagaaacctagtctacttttaagaagaagaataacaagatggtgcatcgttatgatttacgaggagaatatttgttttctgtttccaggtatgctttctaatcatcttgtttgattattttgttcggtttttcttcttttgatttgtttttttgattgtattctgataattaaatcgatttgattgacgcttttatggtttttaggtttgttacagttgtttttcgtgtatgaattgacagtacatatatggcgtactgatacagaactcttttaattttgttttatttgaagtttttccaatttttttggttcgatccatgattatgtatgtataatactgataggaagcgCTATTTGctttgtttttgctccttttttagtcttaaccttcagtacttatgtgaaatactgtaatatttctttcgattctcttatttttcatagatctgtcacctgttgttgtcatactgttgatttgtagttcatgaatcttcagtacatatatcacatactgataggaagtgctccttgttatgtttgattcagtacgtatatgaaatactgaaatagatgctctttgttacgtttgattcagtactggaattggatatggagatgatctggagctgcagttcagaacttattgcaagaaatgacagattttgaatgataggaagaggagttgttgttggttcagatttgcaagcttgtgaaattggtggtggtcttgatgaagttacaaattggttgtgatgtgtgtttgaaagaaggtgtgctgcaaatggatttggaggaacatagaaggttgggttgctgatGTAAACTGAAGATACAGATGAGATAGATGAGGAATTGTAGGTGGTGATTACTGTGAACAAAATCAGTGGATGAGATGTTCGTCTCAATGGgtttatgaagatggtagtgctgtttaaacagggaagaagaacaagTCTGTGTTGCAGCAGAACTGAAatgacaatggtgttgatgtagctgttgcagttgtggtttaagctaagaagattgtgatgcagcaagatagaagattactgagaagatggagctgaaggcagtggtgaatggttgactgcagaggtgctggtgctgcaataaagtaaagtgaattgaggagtactcagattcctaagtagtgtagcagatgtgtactcatatttgtaagcagtgtggcagatatgtactcaaatttgtaaacagtgtagcagatatgtactcaaatttgtaaacagtgtatcggttatgtactcaaatctatggtcctttatatgttttaattaaatttggacctccagataaataaaatcccgatttggtagaagtatgttatttcacacgtacttaaacagtggggtatattagtcatttccatgttttcaaataactttggaccttagaataagagtaaaatctagttggaccctgctataaataaccttatggactTAGGACCAAAAAAGAAATTTTCCTTTGGAGAATGTTTTTTACCTGAGACAACAACTAGAATGCTGCTGCAATTAAGACAAACTTACTCCAATTAGAGGGCCAAGCACATCGCCACCGGCTTTGTAAGTAGTTGTGCTAATAAATATGTGTGGTTGTGCATAACTGCAAACATAAATCTTACCAACAAAATACGATCGAAATTCTGTACCTTGTTATATATGTTTCCTGAAATATATGTCCACCTCTCACAAGCGATATTTCATCTAAGTTGGTTCGGATTATTATTAATGGTGAACTGCCTTTTTATAGTACAATAAAAGCTAGTGTAAAAGTTAATAAATAGGAGCTGCATAATATCATGTCTCAACGATCCATGCAACTGCCTTACAACAACACAAATTAATGTTCCTTTCAAGTTGCCTAGCCTACTTCTTCGTATTTGAGTCTTTAAAATGTATAGCGTTATAATCTATTCGTACTcaaatttttttaaatattttacgATGAACGTTCTTATGGTTCTCGTTGTGTTCGCCATGAGTTGTGGCTCAGTGACACCCCGGGGGAATGAAAAGGGTTTTCAGCGTCCGGCCATATATATTCTTGGAGATTCCTTAGTTGATGTTGGTAACAATAACTATATTGATCATAATACATTTACTAAAAACAATTTCCGTCCTTACGGAATTGATTTTCCGCGCGGGAAACCTTGGACCGGTCGTTATACCAACGGAAGAACAATCGTTGACATAGTAGGTATGGCGTACCTACTGACTAGTTCGGAAACAGTTTTGCTTAACATTTTCGGGTTTTTATTTATACATGCATTTGATTTGTTAGGATATAATTTTGCTAAACATTATTCAGGTTTTAAATTAATTTAAATGTAAATTTGATTATAACGTTCATATATTGACCAGGAGAAACGTTTGGCGTGAAAGACTATATTCCTGCTTACTTAGATCCAGCAACAGTTGGAGACGTAGTTCTTCATGGAGTCAACTATGcgtctggtggtggtggaattctTAATGAAACTGGCATGATCTTAGTACGTAATTCACTAACGATGTATACGTTATCCTCTTAATTTTTAGATCTcttataaataattaattgaagCAACATTTGTTTATGTATAGGGCAATCGAATCAACATGGATGCACAACTCGATAACTtcgcaaatacaaagaactataTAATCTCTAAGTTCGGTGCTCGTGGTTCGAAGAAATTTCTTGCGAAATCTCTTTTTGTAGTTGTAATGGGTTCCAATGATTTCATTGACAACTATTACATTCCATTTCTCTCGATACCGGAGCAAAAGATGCTAACCCCAGCAATGTTTATCGACAAACTGATCTCAAGATTCAGGCTTCAACTAACAGTACGTACGATGATTTATTTACTCTCTTTCATTTGTTTTACAAATTCTAAGCACATGTATATGGAGactctatttttttttcattatgtAGAGATTATATGAAATGGGTGCAAGAAAGGTTGCAGTTGCAAATGTTGGACCTGTTGGTTGCATTCCCTTAGAAAGAGCTATAAATAGAATTTTGAATGCCACAGAATGGCATGCGAAAGATGATGCGTGCATTAGTGAAATGAATGATGCAGCAATGTTAttcaacaagaaattgaagagccTAGTGATGGAGTTCAACTCAAAATTTATGGAATCTAAATTCCTATATGTAGATATTTATGGAGTTTTTACTGATGTTATCGATAACTATCAATCTTACGGTACGTACGTATGCATATAGGAAATCTTTCTTATAACGCTAATTCGAGGTTAATTATTGGGTAACCACCTCATTAATTATGATGATTAATTAGTCTGTGTTTTTGATGTTTAACCAGGCTTTGAGAATTATAGAGATTCATGTTGCCAAACACTTCCCGGTCCATTACGAGGTTTGTTAGCATGCGATGCAAAGGCAGAGGTTTGTGCAGACCGATCCAAGTATGTATTTTGGGATGAGGCTCATCCAACTGATGCTACTTATTACATTTTTGCAAAGAAGTTGCTGGAGCGCGATTCTAAATACGTATACCCATATAGTATTCAACAACTCTTCTACACGTGAGCGATTCACTCAGTAATCGCAGTACTACTGGGGATGTAACGCAAATTGTTTCTGGGAACTTCAGGGTTCAATTCTTTCTTTGGCTCTATGGAATCAGCATGACGATCCCAATAGTCTATTTATCAAGTCCTTACTAGTTTATGGACACTATTCTAGCTATTTCTTAAAATGTTGTAACATTTCGTTTTACATTGGTTGGCTCTATTAGTCTATTATAGCTGCGTTAAGGTTTCAGAAAACGAGTAGAGTTGAATGTAACTTGAGAT encodes:
- the LOC113354454 gene encoding GDSL esterase/lipase At4g16230-like; this encodes MYSVIIYSYSNFFKYFTMNVLMVLVVFAMSCGSVTPRGNEKGFQRPAIYILGDSLVDVGNNNYIDHNTFTKNNFRPYGIDFPRGKPWTGRYTNGRTIVDIVGETFGVKDYIPAYLDPATVGDVVLHGVNYASGGGGILNETGMILGNRINMDAQLDNFANTKNYIISKFGARGSKKFLAKSLFVVVMGSNDFIDNYYIPFLSIPEQKMLTPAMFIDKLISRFRLQLTRLYEMGARKVAVANVGPVGCIPLERAINRILNATEWHAKDDACISEMNDAAMLFNKKLKSLVMEFNSKFMESKFLYVDIYGVFTDVIDNYQSYGFENYRDSCCQTLPGPLRGLLACDAKAEVCADRSKYVFWDEAHPTDATYYIFAKKLLERDSKYVYPYSIQQLFYT